Within Primulina tabacum isolate GXHZ01 chromosome 5, ASM2559414v2, whole genome shotgun sequence, the genomic segment agggtTCGATTCCGGCAAACGTCACTAGTACAGATgcatggttttgaaattgtcctgagcctgaaatcacgaagaagaccgttagaagtGGGGTCaagagggtgtcctggcgtagcccctccgacgcttaagtcagtgactgaggatatatgggggaacaactaagggtgctgctgaaaacaatatagtgaatcctCAATTGAatgctcaaacctggtatttataggagaatacctgggccttTGGTGGGTCTGTCTTTCATTTGGGCTGGGGATGGtgggcctgtcttccatttAGGCTGGGATGGACTGGGCACATCTGAATAAGTTCCATTGGATTCCAATGTAGGCGATAGTTGTGGAATAGGATAAAAACCGAAAGACAAAACTGATTAATGCTTTGAGTAAGTTTGATGGCTGCCCATGTTCCCATATTCAATCTCCATGATTTATATTAAATTGATGATGTCTGTAATGGAAGAACAACATTGAGTCCATCTATAACATAGCCATATCAATTACTTCCGACTGTTTTGTGTATTCTAATTTCATATCATGTTTTTTGtgtgaaaatattatttaaatatgaaaaTGACAAGTTGTGTGGAGAATGATCATATTCTACGTGGATTTGTGTCGGCTAGTTGGAGCGATAATAGGTCTTGTGAATTTCATATTAATttctaaaaatgaaaataaaaaaaatttggacaCACGGTTATAATAAATATTCAAATGTaacccaaattaattaaattaattattcaaactTAACTAGAAGAATCCTAGTGAAAGTATCAATCAAAACCTTAGTTTTCTGACTTGGTAATCGTGGAAGTCAACGTAAATTACATATTTTTCTTATAAATGACAAAATGGGAGCTAACACATGATCCAAGAAATATTATAATTTCGCAGTTTCAATCTCTTCTAAGGGCATCTCCAACCGTCCTCCATAATGGAGTAATCCTCCATTATAAATGATGAAATCTTCTCCAACCGTACTCTATTTGTTTCCTCCATTTTAGAGTATGCAACAGTGATCCTCTATTTATGGAGTATCACTGTTCATATAGAGGATTGAAAAGGGGTGAAATCTAATtacaaaatagatattttaaaaattgccatatagtccttttgaaaattaataagcGAATTACATGTAGTTGTGCCATGTTTAGCGAATTAATTAAGTttagttaaataatatattatgaaattaattaattatatgtgtgtatgtgttcgaaaatgaaataaattaaaaaaaattatttggtaatatttagaggatatgagttgaaaatgaaataaattaaagaaatagagtatttggtaatatttagaggaTATGGGTTGGAGAAGGTGTTTGAAAATAGAGATCATGGATCTCTATTTTGGAGGATAGAGGATGAAAAATAGAGGATATGGATTGGAGATGGCCTAAGAAGTTATCCATTTGAATCTTATCAAAGCAAAATTTGAGATCATCTAGAAAACTATTAGTACAAAGATCTCCTTGATTGGATTTTTCTTGACATGGTCTCAATTATATCCTCTCAAATAACTTTATTCGTGTCATGTgtgcatttatttatttttttctgaaTTTCTTTTTTCCATTTATAAAGCCTTTAAATTTTAGAggtgaaaaatataatttctagATTTTTCGCTAGCATTTGAATATACATAAACCGACACacttaattgattttttttaatttttttttaaaattcagtttCGTAAATTAAACTCTCTATAATGGAGTCATTGGGACCACGATTATAGGTGAATcctattaaatataatttattatgcaaataaaagctacataataataataattataatttcatATTTGGAGGTAGCCACCACATATGGTCCATGAGTCGTCGTTCCAACAGGGTGTCCAAAAAGAAAATCTAACTGGAGAGATCTCTAAGATCATGGTTGATGTGTGGGGGCGTGTAATAATATAAATACAAGACAAAATTACATattctacacacacacacacacacacattttgcTTCTCAACCACTCaagaaattcaaaaaaataaaatcctatAGGCTTTATCATCTGCACTATGTTCCCATAACAAACATATAAAAAGAAATTTAAATGGGAGATTCAGAAATTGAAATATGCAGAAATATTGGAGATCAAAAGAAGCAACGTCAAGATTTACACGTATTGGCTGTTGATGACAGTCGTCTTGACAGAAAGCTCCTTGAGAGGCTCCTCACTGTTTCTTCATACCAAGGTACtagattaatttaattatttcttttaaatttgatttattAATCAGCAGATTATATGTGTCTTCTTAATTAATGGAATTTTGTTCACTCTGAACTTATGCTGTCAAGTTAATCGTTTTCTGAGCTTGCACGCGTACATACTTTCTTGGATTATCTTAATGAAGTTCAAGATTAATCTGTCTCTGTACGTGTCTGCGTGTGTTGAATTTTGAGagagagatatatatatatatatacatatatttgtaTTACATATATTAAGAATGAAGATTGGAGTTATATATATGCAGTTACATTTGTGGATTCTGGTGATAAGGCTCTAGAATACTTGGGATTGATTGATAATATTGATGAAGAGAATCAGTATCAAACGTCATCGTCTTCGCCCAAGTCATCTCTGCACGACAAGGTGCATCATGTTCTTCTTATTATATTCATaacaataaaaatcatgataaaataaaagttaTGCTTTATCTTTTACTTATTAAATTTAGTTGCAGGTATCAAAAATTAACTTGATCATGACAGATTATAGCATGCCAGGCATCAGCGGTTTTGATTTGCTGAAAAAAGTCAAGGTTAGCTCTCCCCGATGAACTCCGACGACATCGGTTTTTCGAGATATTTCCGCTTGAAAGACCGGTTAATTTTGGTGGTTAgatatttctttttaaaattttctgttgtTTCCAATACTCAAGAGCTGAAGAGAGGGAGATAAATCTTGTTCTGCAGGATTCATTTTGGAGAGACATCCCGGTTGTAATTATGTCATCTGAGAATTTaccatcaagaataaatatgtgAGCCGTTGTATTTTTTAGACAATTTCAAGATTCGAATATTGGAAATTAAAATTTGGTGCATGGCCGCAGGTGCTTGGAAGGAGGTGCAGAAGATTTCCTGTTGAAACCTGTAAAATTATCCGATTTAAGGAAACTTCACTCACATCTCCTCAATTCTCATTGCCAAAAACAAGACAAAGATAGCATCAAGTACAAGGAGAACACCACGCTATTGGAGACAAGACCTCTCCCTGTCCTGTCCATGAATTAAtgtatgttttatgaaaataatcaGTAAATGTAATTGctaattatttaagattaagTTTCACAATGGTGAATGAAGCCATGAATATTGACCTGTAGTAACTATACAGAGGTCTGAACGTTTCACGCATCCAAGCTTGTGCCGAGTCGCGATTTTTAAGCATCTAGAAAATGGTTCACGAAATGACTCACAAACTCGTATGATccataaatttatttatgaacAAATTCGCCGGTTCAGACcgaaatattatttatattttacattattaaattctgaaaaatacagcttggaatttgttttgatctTGCAAATCAACTTGCAAGCTTATGAAAAATTTTTAAGCTCTGAGCTCAAGAAAATCATAACTCCCTTGAAACTAGACAATGTGACATTTCACAGAAAGATAATCTGGACTATTGTAAGAACCTATCATTTTAGTCGATGGTTCACGGCAGTGCAGCGCCCCAATCGCAGACAATATTATTCGATcaataaataaatgaatatcTGTACAAAATATAACCTGTCATGGCATTCCAAGGGTGTGGCAGCAAATGATGGAACCCTTCCTCATCTCTTTGTATTTGAAAGAAGTGAATCTCTCTTTACTAACACTTCACAAATTGTGATGGTTACACCCTCCATCAATCTATGTTGCCTCAAATCTATCTAACTACAAAACTATGATATATTCGCTGCCACAActtgaaaataatattacatGTCCTCTTGCCTGCTAAATTACTGATCCGATTATTCACGGCCCAGGACGCTTTAACCTGACATGTTCGTGTAATTTCAAAGCATCAGACGTGAAGTTCTCCAATGCCTTGAAAATGGGAACAAGGCCTCCTTGTAAACTACTAGAAGCTGCATCATGAACTAATTTCTTAGCATCCTTGTGCTTTATTCTCTCTTCGGCCAATCTACGTCTCATTGAATCCAAGTCCAGTTTCTGATCATCAAATTTATCTGATGGAACTAGAGGCAGCCTGGTTTTCTCTGACATTGTCAAGCGATGTGATCTGAGATGTttctcaatatctttcgaaagaTATTCTGCTTTAAGCCTTTGTCGCCCCTCCTCATCTTGTTTTTCTTCGAGTTGTCTTAGGCTTGTTACAAGGGTATTGATGGCATTTGTCAACCTTGCCTCGGAGATGGATTCCATTGCTTGGTGCCAATCATTGCAGACTATGAAAATGGGAGGAGCTCCAAGCTGACAAGGGGAATAGGGAAAGGTTCCATCAGGAGTTTCTTCCGGTACGTACTGAACACACTGAAGAAGCCACCCATTCAAGGATTCaatgtaggatttttgaaagGCAATCCAATCGATAAAACGTTCACACCATAAACGAAGCTCCCTCTCAAGCTCCGTGGTGGCCCTCGAGCTGGAATCATTTTTGAGACCAGTGTTGGCTTTAAGCTTTCTCATTTTACTATCCATGATAGATTGAAACTGCTTCTGATGGCACTTGAGCATTGCCTTCCACATTCTGATCAGCCTACAGGTCGTGACACCATTGATTCAATAGAACAGGAAAAAACAATTGACAATTATAAAAACAATGTTCAAGAACACAAAACAGAAATATTTTCTGTACCCGTCAACTAAAGCTGCAACCTGGGGTTGCAGTTCTTCATCTCGCAACTTGTGTATCCGGCTTGAAATGGCATCAATGGTTTTAATACTAACTTCAAGTCTAGTCAATAATTTACTGATAGACGCTTGAGCAGCCTCAAGCTTGCTAGACTCACTACCTCCTTCATCTAAGATTTTTAGCCTCTTGCATTGCTTCTCGTATGACACTCGAAGTCTTTCTTCTTCCTAAAGAAAGTAATAACTCACCAGAACTGAGCAAGACTGAACTGAGGTAGAACTAATAATGAATTTTGATATAGGgacacaaaaataattattgagaGCATAAATGAATGCAGTAAGTCCAATTTAGATTAATGAGCTACTTTGACAACCCTGCAAAGCCAAAAGCCCATCCAAATATATTTTTGTCTTGATAACGTAAAGAAGAGATCGTAGTTATTAGGAAAGCAAGGCAGTCTTAAGGTGTATGGGTATCATAAAGCCTGGTCATAAAGCACATGGCGAGGCAGCGAGCCACGAGAGTCTCGCCTTATTAAATAAATTGAGGCATCCTAAGACAAATAAAACCGATTATTTACCTTACAAACTACAGAACTACAATTGCAGTCACTAGTTTATTAGCGAAAATCAACAATTTATCATATTGCATTTCACCTTTAGTTTATTATTTCTGCTTTCAAGGCATGGTTAATACGTCTTGGGCTTTTTCAAGTGCATCAAAGTTGGGGGTTCTAAGGTTAAGGACTTGTTTGATGTGTACTAAACCTTGGCTCGTGCCAAGGTTGCAGTGACTGAGCCATATGCGCGTGCAATTTGGGCTGTTGAAAATTGTTGTAAAGGCTAGCATGCACATGTTGGTTTGAACAGACTTCATGAAAAAGGAACAGAAGAATGGGACAACAGTATGGTATAATAAATCTATTTTACCTTTACTTCCTTGTATAACTTTCTCTCCCAAGCATACAGCTTGTCCAGTGTGGACGAAAGATTACAAGCATTCACATTTTCATCCTCGCCAACATCTTCAAAGTAAGATTTGGCCAATTTAATTGATCTAAAAGCTAATTTTACAGATTGAGCTGACGGCGACAGAGTAGAATGGCATAATACCCGGGAGAGTATTACTGAAATACAAAACCAAGGAAAGTTAGCTAcgcaaaaattcaaaataaataagtATTTCCAGAGGATCACTGGTCCTTTTCTCAATTTAAAAAGTCAAATAGATCAATAAGGTGGATACATAAATCAAGGAGCAATGCAGAAAAGGTTCTAAATAAAGACACAGAAAATAGGACAGGAAAGAGGTAATAACTATAGAAATAAAATGACAAAAAGTTCAGAACCATAATGTCATAATAATAACGATACTCCAAATTTTCCAGCTGTCACTATATTTCAATGGAAAACAGTC encodes:
- the LOC142545878 gene encoding two-component response regulator ARR17-like isoform X2 translates to MGDSEIEICRNIGDQKKQRQDLHVLAVDDSRLDRKLLERLLTVSSYQVTFVDSGDKALEYLGLIDNIDEENQYQTSSSSPKSSLHDKVSKINLIMTDYSMPGISGFDLLKKVKDSFWRDIPVVIMSSENLPSRINMCLEGGAEDFLLKPVKLSDLRKLHSHLLNSHCQKQDKDSIKYKENTTLLETRPLPVLSMN
- the LOC142545878 gene encoding two-component response regulator ARR17-like isoform X1, with translation MGDSEIEICRNIGDQKKQRQDLHVLAVDDSRLDRKLLERLLTVSSYQVTFVDSGDKALEYLGLIDNIDEENQYQTSSSSPKSSLHDKLQVSKINLIMTDYSMPGISGFDLLKKVKDSFWRDIPVVIMSSENLPSRINMCLEGGAEDFLLKPVKLSDLRKLHSHLLNSHCQKQDKDSIKYKENTTLLETRPLPVLSMN